A single region of the Halichondria panicea chromosome 10, odHalPani1.1, whole genome shotgun sequence genome encodes:
- the LOC135343001 gene encoding uncharacterized protein LOC135343001: MKKLSEKWATFSDDQKAEYASDGMTWVSTLDQKKKVVRELIAITEENLKSLATLGVEGYAVLLNVANSDCRVLYGSNVAQEYVDTEEEKGQALDDMFFKYMCGRSYITKKKKKCNSTYDEMLSTIRHEFKQSTW; the protein is encoded by the exons ATGAAAAAGCTAAGTGAAAAGTGGGCAACTTTCAGTGATGATCAGAAGGCTGAGTACGCATCTGACGGAATGACATGGGTGTCCACCCTCGATCAAAAGAAGAAGGTAGTTCGGGAACTCATCGCCATCACTGAGGAAAAT CTCAAGTCACTAGCTACCCTTGGGGTGGAAGGTTATGCTGTTCTTCTTAATGTTGCAAATTCTGATTGCCGCGTCCTGTATGGAAGTAATGTAGCCCAAGAGTATGTGGATACTGAGGAGGAGAAAGGCCAAGCACTTGATGACATGTTTTTCAAGTACATGTGTG gCCGGAGTTACATCACAAAGAAAAAAAAGAAATGCAACTCGACTTATGATGAAATGTTATCAACCATTAGACATGAGTTCAAGCAAAGTACT